The following coding sequences lie in one Eleginops maclovinus isolate JMC-PN-2008 ecotype Puerto Natales chromosome 21, JC_Emac_rtc_rv5, whole genome shotgun sequence genomic window:
- the LOC134883849 gene encoding LOW QUALITY PROTEIN: kelch-like protein 34 (The sequence of the model RefSeq protein was modified relative to this genomic sequence to represent the inferred CDS: inserted 1 base in 1 codon) → MDSYSLLYSSSHRTGLLSGFQRLRAQTNMCDVVLEAGGVYFPCHRALLASSSEYFWALFGETTLERLAGSVSLPAITPEGLEAILDFLYSGWLRISTPSLPAVLEAARYLQVETAVSICESFMTDGLNALNCCCYANLAEHHSLRDVLEAANQTIAVEMXTLLQESRDDLLRLNIQSLMAVLEADEIPGVKEEELIKLALDWLDINGPLPLLKSNLLLSHLRFGLVAPSEFTSLSHAHKAMATPLIRSQLTRALEYHRMGSAQPIRQSKQSTLRASPNSVLLVGGGSSPDWPEQQMLKFDPRRRKFSSLSSSLPLRLRNHCVCSVGGFLFVIGGEEVREGDENGKKSVIASTSNQVWRYDTRFDCWETVPSMRERREQFTCCIVEDAIYAIGGRHTQSEANTHTSVASVEFYDMVTGAWRRGATLPRPLYGHASAVLNNGIYVSGGLPGNQGGTNHGDDQDEQRESSREVMFWDLKGRVWEKRASMSIARFSHRLATAQGHIYALLGKYEPFCDIEKYDSQADNWTRLRPLLIGSFNYGMVSMTSGNLLVFGGRRWSDGREVIVKSVLEYDTKKDRWREICQLPKPLTGTECTLLPLSD, encoded by the exons ATGGATAGCTACTCCCTCCTCTACAGTTCCTCCCACAGAACCGGACTTCTGTCTGGCTTTCAACGCCTGCGTGCTCAGACAAACATGTGTGATGTTGTCCTTGAGGCTGGGGGTGTATATTTCCCTTGTCATCGTGCCCTTTTGGCCAGCTCTAGTGAGTATTTTTGGGCTCTGTTTGGAGAGACTACCTTGGAGAGATTAGCTGGATCCGTTAGCCTCCCGGCTATAACACCTGAGGGTTTGGAAGCCATTCTGGACTTCCTGTATTCTGGCTGGCTCAGAATATCAACACCATCACTTCCTGCTGTCTTGGAAGCAGCCAGGTACTTGCAGGTGGAGACAGCCGTGTCTATATGCGAGAGTTTTATGACTGATGGTTTGAACGCCTTGAATTGCTGCTGCTATGCTAACCTGGCCGAGCATCACTCCCTCCGCGATGTTTTAGAAGCTGCCAATCAAACCATTGCTGTAGAAA AGACATTGCTGCAAGAAAGCAGGGATGATCTTCTCAGGCTGAATATCCAATCACTGATGGCTGTGCTTGAAGCAGACGAGATACCTGGTGTGAAAGAAGAGGAGCTCATAAAGCTTGCTCTGGATTGGCTGGATATTAATGGGCCCCTCCCTTTGCTGAAATCCAATCTTCTGCTGAGTCATCTGCGCTTTGGATTGGTAGCCCCCTCTGAGTTCACCAGTCTTAGCCATGCCCACAAAGCCATGGCCACACCTCTCATCAGAAGTCAGCTTACTCGAGCATTAGAGTACCACCGGATGGGTTcagctcagccaatcagacaAAGCAAACAGTCGACACTCAGAGCTTCGCCCAATAGTGTGCTGCTTGTGGGTGGAGGATCCAGTCCTGATTGGCCGGAACAGCAGATGCTGAAGTTTGATCCAAGAAGAAGGAAGTTTTCATCTCTGAGTTCCAGTCTCCCGCTCCGACTGAGAAATCACTGCGTGTGCTCAGTGGGAGGTTTCCTCTTCGTGAttggaggagaggaagtgagagagggagatgagaaTGGGAAAAAGTCTGTCATCGCGTCAACATCCAACCAGGTGTGGCGCTATGACACTCGCTTTGACTGCTGGGAGACAGTACCGTCCATGAGGGAGAGGCGGGAGCAGTTCACCTGCTGCATTGTGGAGGATGCTATATATGCCATTGGGGGAcgacacacacaatcagaagccaacacacacacctctgtagCTTCTGTCGAGTTTTACGACATGGTGACAGGAGCATGGAGAAGAGGAGCAACATTACCTCGTCCCCTTTACGGGCACGCTTCTGCTGTGCTTAATAACGGCATCTACGTGTCAGGTGGTCTGCCGGGCAACCAGGGCGGAACTAACCATGGGGATGACCAGGATGAAcaaagagagagcagcagagaagtAATGTTCTGGGACCTCAAGGGAAGAGTCTGGGAGAAGCGAGCGTCAATGTCCATCGCCAGGTTCAGTCACCGTCTGGCAACCGCCCAAGGCCACATCTACGCCCTGTTGGGAAAGTACGAGCCTTTCTGCGATATTGAAAAATATGATTCCCAGGCAGACAACTGGACCCGCCTCCGACCACTTCTCATTGGCTCCTTCAACTACGGGATGGTGTCAATGACGTCTGGGAATCTGCTGGTGTTTggagggaggagatggagcGATGGACGCGAGGTGATTGTAAAGAGTGTGTTGGAGTACGATACGAAGAAAGATCGTTGGAGAGAGATCTGCCAACTCCCAAAACCTCTCACTGGGACTGAGTGCACACTGCTGCCTCTATCAGACTAA
- the cnksr2a gene encoding connector enhancer of kinase suppressor of ras 2, which yields MALVMEPVSKWSTSQVVDWMKGLDDCLQQYVGVFERGGVCGERLLRISHAELEELGVSRIGHQELILEAVDLLCALNSGLETESVRTLAHKLGASAKNLQNFISGRRRSSQSESRSSRRLPNDLLTSVVDLITAAKSLLAWLDRSPFAAVADYSVTRNNVIQLCLELTTIVQQDCTVFETENKILHVCKTLSEVCEHIVCVSSDPLVSQSAHLELVHLTNIKPSEGLGMYIKSTYDGLHVITGTTEGSPADRCKKIHAGDEVIQVNHQTVVGWQLRNLVGSLRADKGVVSLTLKKRPQSTLSSAPALLKNMRWKPLALQPTRSPGSSSATPSGTPTKNSAIQDLYIPPPPAEPYTPRDETGVLPGDEASRNHAGVSVAKRSESPNSFLDQESHRREEEEPVYCTTPTYGRLRPISMPVECNWVGNYEDPAKLNRESRREASLMRYVGLSGVDERTSSEDYSSHTARPGKRTNDTAKRAKRRSHHSQSPSHYVLQTNQRDSPPREPASIYHTYQQSSSLQSKNRKKNKGRSLASLSRRRVSCKALGRGDCEGWLWRKRDAKGYFSHKWKKYWFVLKDNCLYWYINEEDEKAEGFVSLPEFKIDRASECRKKYAFKACHPKVKSFYFAADGVDDMNRWLSRLNMAAVGYAERERIRQEQDYWSESEHEEDTTSSPKQDSPPPPYDTYPRPPSMSTYMEGRTRLSSTETCRSRSSQEDFLCGEPPGLAAEPQYHPGPLSGGTTHSGRKPGGSSSSDMQYRCDTVEYRSSPAGGSSETGSPGRSSSSQRRSWQDLIETPLTEAGLHYLQTGPLEDAVFADPSPVIGSMMTGAVYTLPAQRNIPLPMAMTRLIPMATKGGKPRSFTLPRDSNLHTLLSPPVKEAQQTHSSGSEGASLGDLFRACEQGGVCPLGRGSESKGQSECRQSFLRRAADPQLNERLHRLRILTSTLKDREGELALIDRLLANPQLSSAEFQEWKRAYQELFSQEPDSTTESDPGPPLTPSLSHTHSYIETHV from the exons aaCTCAGGTCTGGAGACAGAGAGCGTCAGGACTCTGGCTCACAAACTCGGCGCCTCGGCCAAAAACCTGCAGAACTTCATATCCGGCCGCCGCCGCAGCAGCCAATCGGAGAGCAGGTCCTCGCGGCGGCTTCCCAACGACCTGCTGACCTCTGTGGTGGACCTCATCACCGCCGCCAAGAGCCTGCTAGCCTGGCTGGACAG GTCTCCCTTTGCTGCAGTGGCAGACTACTCAGTAACCCGAAATAATGTCATTCAGCTCTGTCTGGAGCTCACCACCATTGTACAGCAG GACTGTACAGTGTTTGAGACGGAGAACAAAATCCTTCATGTG TGCAAGACTCTGTCCGAGGTGTGTGagcacattgtgtgtgtgtcatctgaCCCGCTTGTTTCTCAGTCAGCCCACCTCGAGCTGGTTCACCTCACCAACATCAAACCCTCGGAAGGCctg GGAATGTACATCAAGTCAACCTATGACGGGCTCCATGTGATCACAGGAACTACTGAAGGG TCCCCAGCTGACCGCTGTAAGAAGATCCATGCAGGAGATGAAGTCATTCAAGTCAATCACCAGACTGTG GTGGGCTGGCAGTTACGCAACCTAGTCGGCTCGCTGAGGGCAGATAAAGGCGTTGTGTCCCTGACCCTAAAGAAGCGTCCACAAAGCACGCTCAGCTCCGCCCCTGCTCTGCTGAAGAACATGCGCTGGAAACCCCTAGCACTGCAG CCAACCAGAAGCCCAGGCAGCAGTTCTGCCACACCCTCAGGCACACCCACCAAGAACTCCGCCATCCAGGACCTTTACATCCCCCCTCCACCTGCTGAGCCATACACACCCAG AGATGAGACAGGAGTCTTGCCGGGGGATGAGGCATCTCGTAACCACGCTGGCGTCAGTGTTGCTAAGCGCTCTGAGTCACCAAACTCCTTCCTGGATCAAGAGTCTCAtcggagagaagaggaggagcctGTGTACTGCACCACACCTACATATG GCAGGCTGAGGCCCATCTCCATGCCTGTGGAGTGTAACTGGGTGGGCAACTATGAAGATCCAGCCAAGCTTAACAGAGAGAGCCGcagag AAGCGTCCCTGATGCGTTACGTGGGACTCTCCGGCGTGGACGAGAGAACCAGTTCTGAAGATTACTCCTCCCACACAGCTCGCCCAGGCAAACGGACCAATGACACGGCCAAGCGTGCAAAGAGGCGGAGCCACCACAGCCAAAGCCCCTCCCACTATGTCCtccaaacaaatcaaagagatTCTCCACCGAGAGAGCCGGCCTCCATTTATCAT ACATACCAAcagtcctcctctctgcagtcaaagaacaggaagaagaacaaAG GACGGAGTTTGGCCTCGCTGAGTCGGAGGCGTGTTTCCTGCAAGGCGCTGGGCAGAGGAGACTGTGAGGGCTGGCtgtggagaaagagagatgcaAAGGGTTACTTTTCTCACAAATGGAAGAAATACTGGTTTGTCCTGAAGGACAACTGCCTGTACTGGTACATCAATGAGGAG GATGAGAAGGCAGAGGGTTTTGTCAGTCTTCCAGAGTTTAAGATTGACCGTGCCAGTGAATGTCGCAAGAAGTA TGCTTTCAAAGCATGTCACCCCAAGGTCAAGAGTTTCTACTTTGCAGCAGATGGAGTGGATGACATGAACAG ATGGCTGAGTCGTCTCAATATGGCCGCCGTGGGCTATGCCGAGCGAGAGAGGATACGTCAGGAGCAGG ATTACTGGAGTGAGAGTGAACATGAGGAGGACACCACCTCCAGCCCCAAACAGGACAGTCCCCCACCTCCATATGATACCTACCCACGGCCTCCATCA ATGAGTACTTATATGGAAGGCCGAACTCGACTGTCTTCTACAGAGACGTGTCGCTCTCGCTCTTCTCAGGAGGACTTTCTCTGTGGCGAGCCCCCCGGGTTGGCTGCAGAGCCACAGTATCACCCTGGCCCTCTAAGCGGAGGCACTACACACAGTGGGAGGAAACcagggggcagcagcagcagcgacaTGCAGTACAGATGTGATACTGTAGAG TACCGATCTAGTCCCGCAGGGGGCAGCAGTGAGACGGGCTCTCCGGGTCGCTCTTCCTCGTCTCAGAGACGTTCCTGGCAGGACCTGATTGAGACACCGTTAACTGAGGCGGGACTGCACTACCTACAAACTGGACCTCTAG AGGACGCCGTCTTTGCTGATCCTAGTCCAGTAATCGGGAGTATGATGACCGGAGCTGTTTACACTCTTCCTGCTCAGAGGAATATCCCGTTGCCCATGGCGATGACAAGGCTAATTCCTATGGCAACCAAGGGAGGCAAACCCCGCAGCTTCACACTGCCACGAGACAGCAACCTACACACACTCCTCTCGCCCCCTGTGAAAGaagcacagcaaacacacagca GCGGCAGCGAGGGTGCATCCCTGGGCGACCTGTTCCGAGCGTGCGAGCAAGGCGGGGTGTGTCCTCTGGGTCGGGGGTCAGAATCCAAAGGGCAATCAGAGTGCAGGCAGTCCTTCCTCCGACGGGCCGCAGACCCTCAGCTCAACGAACGTCTTCACCGACTCCGCATACTGACATCCACCCTGAAG GACAGGGAGGGGGAGCTAGCGTTGATTGACAGGCTGTTGGCCAATCCCCAGCTGTCGTCGGCAGAGTTCCAGGAGTGGAAACGAGCCTATCAGGAGCTGTTCTCTCAGGAGCCAGACTCGACCACTGAATCAGACCCCGGCCCGCCCCTCAccccctcactctctcacacacactcctacattGAGACCCACGTCTGA